In Deltaproteobacteria bacterium HGW-Deltaproteobacteria-6, one genomic interval encodes:
- a CDS encoding sterol-binding protein, with translation MSELLAYLSPSWRDEALKRLQAELPPEKMNNVTTSMSNIYKNCPGGVEMFLFVECREGKVTRVETGAGEPPQGEFRIIGDYETFARISRAELGAQKALMTGKLKLKGNLAKALKLAAVSDRLNKVLSRIPTQY, from the coding sequence ATGTCAGAGTTACTTGCATACCTGAGTCCGTCATGGCGGGATGAAGCGCTCAAAAGGCTTCAGGCCGAACTTCCACCCGAGAAAATGAATAATGTCACGACATCGATGTCCAACATTTATAAAAACTGTCCCGGCGGCGTGGAAATGTTTCTTTTTGTCGAATGCCGGGAAGGGAAAGTAACCCGCGTGGAAACGGGAGCAGGCGAACCGCCTCAGGGAGAGTTCAGAATCATCGGCGATTATGAAACTTTTGCCAGAATCTCCCGCGCGGAACTGGGCGCGCAAAAGGCGCTGATGACCGGAAAACTTAAACTTAAAGGCAATCTGGCCAAAGCGCTTAAACTCGCCGCCGTGTCTGACCGCCTGAACAAGGTTCTGTCACGGATTCCAACTCAGTATTAA
- a CDS encoding ATP-binding protein, with protein MTTPLKIAMSRGKEIVLLPNMANRHGLITGATGTGKTVTLQKMAESFASIGVPVFMADVKGDLAGIGAAGVASEKMMKRLESIGIKDFQPRASTAVFWDVFGEKGHPVRATISDMGPLLLSRLLNLNETQSGVLTLVFKIADDNGLLLLDLKDLRAMIQFVGDNAKQFTTEYGNVSAASVGAIQRGLLGLDEQGGDKFFGEPMLNIADLMQTDGEGRGVVNVLAADRLYHNPKLYSTFLLWMLSELFEQLPEVGDVEAPKLVFFFDEAHLLFNDAPAALLEKIEQVVRLIRSKGVGVYFVTQNPLDIPETVLGQLGNRVQHALRAFTPRDQKAVKTAADTMRPNPAFSTYDAITELGVGEALISFLDEKGRPAQVERSFVIAPDSRLGVLSDAERQAAISRSTIYGHYEKALDRESAYEKLRASVQGEPAPVQPGGQTGSEAPAQEGGGILGGAVGDLLFGRTGPRGGKTDGLVQTAAKSVVRTIGSSVGREIVRGVLGSLLGGGRRR; from the coding sequence ATGACTACACCATTAAAAATCGCAATGTCTCGGGGAAAAGAAATTGTTCTGCTGCCGAATATGGCCAACCGCCATGGACTTATTACGGGCGCCACCGGTACGGGGAAAACCGTCACACTGCAAAAGATGGCCGAATCCTTCGCGTCCATCGGCGTCCCGGTTTTTATGGCGGACGTTAAGGGAGACCTTGCCGGCATCGGGGCGGCAGGCGTTGCCTCGGAGAAAATGATGAAAAGGCTGGAATCGATCGGCATCAAGGATTTTCAGCCGCGCGCCAGTACAGCCGTGTTCTGGGATGTGTTCGGGGAAAAGGGACACCCGGTGCGCGCCACCATATCCGACATGGGGCCGCTCTTGCTCTCGAGGCTGCTCAATCTTAACGAAACTCAGTCCGGCGTGTTGACGCTGGTTTTTAAAATTGCCGACGACAACGGACTGCTTTTGCTAGATCTGAAGGATCTGCGGGCTATGATCCAGTTCGTGGGCGACAACGCCAAACAGTTCACCACGGAATACGGTAATGTCTCGGCGGCATCCGTGGGCGCGATTCAACGCGGGCTTTTAGGTCTTGACGAACAGGGCGGCGACAAATTTTTCGGGGAGCCGATGCTGAACATTGCCGACCTGATGCAAACCGACGGCGAAGGGCGCGGCGTAGTCAATGTGCTGGCCGCCGACAGGCTCTATCATAATCCCAAACTTTACTCGACCTTTCTCCTGTGGATGCTGTCTGAACTTTTTGAGCAGCTGCCCGAAGTGGGAGATGTCGAAGCGCCTAAACTGGTTTTCTTCTTCGATGAAGCCCATCTGCTGTTTAATGACGCACCGGCCGCGCTTCTGGAAAAAATCGAGCAGGTGGTGCGTCTGATTCGTTCTAAAGGCGTGGGTGTTTATTTCGTGACGCAAAATCCGCTGGATATTCCGGAAACCGTTCTGGGCCAGCTGGGCAACCGCGTCCAGCATGCCCTGCGCGCCTTTACGCCCCGCGATCAGAAAGCGGTTAAAACGGCGGCGGATACCATGCGTCCCAATCCCGCCTTCAGCACGTATGATGCGATTACTGAGCTGGGTGTCGGCGAAGCGCTGATCTCTTTTTTGGATGAGAAAGGCCGTCCGGCTCAGGTGGAGAGGTCTTTTGTTATTGCGCCTGATTCGCGTCTGGGTGTTTTAAGCGATGCCGAGCGGCAGGCGGCCATCAGTCGTTCCACCATTTACGGGCACTATGAAAAGGCGCTGGACCGCGAATCGGCCTATGAAAAACTGCGCGCCTCCGTTCAGGGCGAACCTGCCCCCGTGCAGCCGGGCGGGCAAACGGGTTCTGAGGCGCCCGCGCAGGAAGGCGGAGGAATATTGGGCGGCGCCGTGGGTGATTTATTATTTGGACGCACCGGACCCCGCGGAGGGAAAACCGACGGTTTGGTGCAAACCGCCGCTAAAAGCGTCGTGCGAACCATCGGTTCATCCGTTGGACGGGAAATTGTACGTGGTGTGCTGGGGTCATTGCTGGGCGGCGGACGCCGCCGTTAA
- a CDS encoding adenylate/guanylate cyclase domain-containing protein yields MISELREEYCMNQKLKTILQVTPLKITIFVLLIALVLFLSDFQFLRVVELKTLDLRIASRGQLPTGGETVIAVIDEKSLAELGRWPWPRTVIAQLVNKLKKGGAKAVGFDIVFAEPDANANIKMIDALAAEMKKSGISNPNVVSLLRRKRTVADTDAILAESIKNAKNVTLGYFFHFPRKGNDKELAHFTEKKIAENTALIENSRYGMINSSTDKPDESYLPHAYAPETNIPQIARASQNNGYFNMLPDSDGSNRWSPLIIAFGNNCYSSLAVSLVHAYWDFPGLALNLEEYGAKSIAIGNTVIPTDESGRLLINYMGPPRTFPHYSISEILSEKIPPDTFRNKIVLIGATAIGIYDLRVTPFSAVFSGVEIHANVIDNILHQNFLTHSSLTRFIDVFAIIFFGLVLGLLIPRLRPIAGMIAAFLMIAAFAAINFFVFFKFNIWLNLVYPLLTMATIYLGITIYHYFKEEREKKKIRGAFQYYLNASVINEILKDPAKLKLGGDKKDLTVLFSDIRGFTTMSEGLTPQELVALLNEYLTAMTNKVFEYEGLLDKYMGDAIMAVFGAPLDQPDHAKRACLTALAMMQELHRLQKKWKEEGRRVFNIGIGVNSGDMNVGNMGSEMRFDYTVMGDMVNLGSRLEGTNKEYGTNIIISEFTYEKVKDVMCCRELDFVRVKGKVKPVRIYELLAEKKDEPDFKSMIDAFDKGLVLYREGKWDEAIAAFQTVLDIRPGDFPATMYIERCKNLKEHPPAEPWDGVFVMTKK; encoded by the coding sequence ATGATTTCGGAACTTAGGGAAGAATACTGCATGAATCAAAAATTGAAAACCATTTTACAGGTCACGCCGCTCAAGATTACCATCTTTGTGCTGCTGATTGCGCTGGTGTTGTTCCTGTCCGATTTTCAGTTTTTGCGGGTAGTGGAACTCAAAACGCTGGATTTGCGCATAGCGTCTCGCGGCCAGCTGCCAACCGGCGGTGAAACCGTCATTGCCGTCATCGATGAAAAAAGCCTGGCGGAACTTGGGCGCTGGCCCTGGCCGCGGACGGTGATCGCCCAGTTGGTCAACAAGTTAAAAAAGGGCGGCGCGAAGGCCGTCGGCTTTGATATCGTTTTTGCGGAGCCGGATGCCAATGCCAATATTAAAATGATTGACGCGCTTGCCGCCGAAATGAAAAAAAGCGGCATTTCCAATCCCAACGTCGTCAGTCTGCTGCGCAGGAAAAGAACCGTTGCCGACACGGACGCGATTCTGGCCGAATCCATTAAAAACGCAAAAAATGTAACACTGGGTTACTTTTTTCATTTTCCGCGCAAGGGCAACGACAAGGAGCTGGCGCACTTCACAGAGAAGAAAATCGCCGAGAATACCGCGCTTATAGAAAATTCACGCTATGGGATGATCAACTCCTCGACGGATAAACCCGATGAATCGTATCTGCCGCACGCTTATGCGCCGGAAACCAACATTCCACAGATCGCCCGCGCCTCGCAAAACAACGGCTATTTCAACATGCTGCCCGACAGCGACGGGTCCAACCGCTGGTCGCCGCTGATCATCGCGTTTGGAAACAATTGTTATTCTTCGCTGGCCGTTTCATTAGTCCATGCCTATTGGGATTTTCCGGGTTTGGCTTTGAATCTTGAAGAATATGGCGCTAAGAGCATTGCCATCGGAAATACGGTAATTCCTACGGATGAATCCGGCCGATTGCTGATTAATTACATGGGACCACCCCGGACATTTCCCCATTATTCCATTTCCGAAATTCTTTCCGAAAAAATTCCGCCGGACACTTTCCGCAATAAGATTGTGCTGATCGGAGCGACGGCCATTGGCATTTATGATCTGCGCGTGACGCCTTTTTCCGCCGTCTTTTCCGGTGTCGAAATCCACGCCAACGTCATTGATAATATTTTACATCAGAATTTCCTCACCCATTCCTCTTTAACCCGCTTTATTGATGTTTTCGCGATTATCTTTTTCGGACTGGTGCTGGGTCTTTTGATTCCACGCCTGCGGCCGATAGCCGGAATGATCGCCGCTTTTCTGATGATTGCCGCTTTTGCCGCCATCAATTTTTTTGTTTTCTTCAAGTTCAATATCTGGTTGAACCTGGTCTATCCGCTTTTGACCATGGCGACGATTTATCTAGGCATCACGATTTACCATTATTTTAAAGAAGAACGGGAAAAGAAAAAAATACGCGGCGCATTTCAATATTATTTGAACGCCTCGGTGATCAACGAAATACTCAAAGACCCCGCCAAGCTTAAACTCGGTGGCGACAAGAAAGACTTGACCGTCCTGTTTTCGGATATCCGGGGCTTTACCACCATGTCGGAAGGGCTGACGCCGCAGGAACTGGTCGCGCTGCTTAACGAATACCTTACCGCCATGACCAACAAGGTTTTCGAGTATGAAGGCCTGCTCGACAAGTATATGGGCGACGCCATCATGGCCGTGTTTGGCGCGCCGCTCGATCAGCCGGATCACGCCAAACGCGCCTGCCTCACCGCGCTGGCCATGATGCAGGAGCTGCACAGGCTGCAGAAGAAATGGAAAGAGGAAGGGCGCCGCGTCTTTAACATCGGCATCGGCGTCAATTCCGGCGATATGAACGTCGGCAATATGGGTTCGGAGATGCGCTTTGATTATACGGTGATGGGAGACATGGTCAACCTGGGTTCCCGGCTTGAAGGCACCAACAAGGAATACGGAACCAATATCATCATCAGTGAGTTTACGTATGAAAAAGTGAAAGATGTCATGTGCTGTCGCGAGCTGGACTTTGTGCGTGTCAAAGGAAAAGTCAAACCGGTAAGAATCTATGAGTTGCTTGCGGAAAAGAAAGATGAACCCGATTTTAAATCCATGATTGATGCCTTTGATAAAGGTCTGGTGCTGTATCGTGAAGGGAAATGGGATGAGGCGATTGCTGCATTCCAGACCGTTTTGGACATCCGGCCCGGCGATTTCCCGGCGACCATGTATATCGAACGGTGCAAAAATCTAAAGGAACATCCGCCGGCTGAACCCTGGGACGGCGTGTTTGTGATGACGAAAAAGTAA
- a CDS encoding aminopeptidase P family protein, which produces MTRILDPQDKYYIDNPGRVKAIQTEMHKRGIDVYLGSRIRTMSFVMDTFCPWRSYLIIPAEGQPTYFTFVVDALRVGDETWLDADHVRAYGPMGGMDQVSAITDFIKDELRLRKGRLGYEDGISTYTAEGNLSHWEYTHFKDALPGFEWVNSHDIIDALSLIKDQGTIERFRTASLIVDEGHKAARAALANGGYKGMTETVIAGIAALAMRKAGSVSEWNFAGLNEISSGFRTGLGACTPPTTKEIMAGEPLMLDFHAMFKLALGDHSHNYLIGPATKRQRWHADNFVAIIQKVIDHYRAGTTPGTLAATMMDFAESRGCGDFIQPACEHGIGLFGDEWRIGSVVNSELPYWTDQDHVYQENEMVVCAMQYAAPDENIGFRYENDIVITRDGCEVLSKYPLGIEEIS; this is translated from the coding sequence ATGACCAGAATATTAGACCCTCAGGACAAGTATTATATCGACAATCCCGGACGCGTGAAGGCGATTCAGACCGAAATGCACAAGCGCGGCATTGACGTGTATCTTGGTTCGCGTATCCGTACCATGAGTTTTGTGATGGATACCTTCTGCCCGTGGAGAAGTTATCTGATCATTCCCGCCGAAGGACAGCCCACCTATTTTACATTTGTGGTCGACGCGCTGCGCGTGGGCGACGAAACCTGGCTTGACGCCGATCATGTTCGCGCCTACGGGCCGATGGGCGGCATGGATCAGGTTTCCGCCATTACGGATTTTATCAAAGATGAGCTGAGGCTCCGGAAGGGGCGGCTGGGCTACGAGGACGGAATTTCCACCTACACGGCCGAAGGAAATCTGTCCCACTGGGAATATACCCATTTTAAAGACGCGCTTCCCGGCTTTGAGTGGGTCAACTCACACGATATTATCGACGCCCTGTCGCTGATCAAAGACCAGGGCACCATTGAGCGTTTCCGCACCGCCTCGCTGATTGTTGATGAAGGACACAAAGCGGCGCGAGCGGCGCTTGCAAACGGCGGCTACAAAGGCATGACGGAAACCGTGATTGCCGGCATCGCCGCGCTGGCCATGCGCAAGGCGGGCAGCGTGTCGGAGTGGAATTTCGCGGGGCTCAATGAAATTTCCAGCGGATTCCGCACGGGACTGGGCGCGTGCACGCCCCCCACCACCAAGGAGATCATGGCGGGCGAGCCGCTGATGCTGGATTTCCACGCCATGTTCAAACTGGCGCTGGGCGACCACTCGCACAATTATCTGATCGGACCGGCGACCAAGCGCCAGCGCTGGCACGCGGATAATTTTGTCGCGATTATTCAAAAAGTTATTGATCATTACCGCGCCGGGACTACACCCGGGACGCTGGCCGCAACGATGATGGACTTTGCCGAATCGCGCGGCTGCGGTGATTTTATCCAGCCGGCCTGCGAACACGGAATCGGTCTTTTCGGCGATGAGTGGCGCATCGGTTCCGTCGTCAATTCCGAACTTCCTTACTGGACGGACCAGGATCACGTTTATCAGGAAAACGAAATGGTCGTCTGCGCGATGCAGTATGCCGCACCCGATGAGAACATCGGCTTCCGCTATGAAAATGATATCGTCATCACCAGAGACGGCTGTGAGGTCCTGTCCAAATATCCGCTCGGCATTGAAGAAATTTCCTGA
- a CDS encoding twitching motility protein PilT has product MNMNKRFTDLILAAIKQRISDLHITGGFPLIFRSDGVIHFDKNVKWTHADIDMIVKEMLSERQLFTLRKRWSVDFAISFNHVRVRINAFYTTRGLSLAIRLLPEMIPDLAALNLHPSLSQIKDLRSGLVLVCGSTGSGKSTTVAAMIEEINRTRPVHIITIEDPIEYRFKPKKAFIEQREVGIHVPSFDQGLLDSLRENPDVIFVGEMRDPNTIRMALTAAESGHLVFGTLHATDAEDAVYRINNCVSGDNQEVIRYQFASTFSWLIIQQLTYIEKAGFRVPMLSIMRGSSSVRSSIRENKLAQLETIMLTSRNEGMFTMELYQKEFLNNQPSFNHPHKSFGMGAESSREADYVSTLIDPNAVQDVVYMANVDDALKSPTVTVKDEEWQQYVILEDHDMELKDIIAQYDQADNNKPDGNNRKGK; this is encoded by the coding sequence ATGAATATGAACAAGCGTTTTACGGATTTGATTCTTGCCGCCATCAAACAGAGAATTTCCGATCTCCACATTACCGGAGGCTTTCCCCTTATTTTCCGCAGTGACGGCGTTATTCATTTTGATAAGAATGTCAAATGGACGCATGCGGATATTGATATGATTGTCAAAGAAATGTTGAGCGAACGCCAGTTATTTACGCTGAGAAAGAGATGGTCCGTCGATTTTGCAATATCTTTTAATCACGTACGGGTAAGAATCAATGCATTCTACACAACCAGAGGATTGAGTCTGGCGATACGGCTTCTTCCCGAAATGATTCCCGATCTTGCTGCACTTAACCTGCATCCCTCTCTCAGCCAGATCAAGGATCTCCGGTCCGGGTTGGTTCTTGTCTGCGGCAGCACCGGTTCAGGCAAATCGACCACGGTCGCGGCAATGATTGAAGAGATTAATCGCACCCGGCCTGTCCATATTATTACGATTGAAGATCCCATTGAATACCGGTTTAAACCCAAGAAAGCATTTATTGAACAGCGGGAAGTCGGTATTCATGTGCCGTCTTTTGACCAGGGGCTGCTGGATAGTTTGCGGGAAAATCCTGATGTGATTTTTGTCGGGGAAATGAGGGATCCGAATACCATCCGAATGGCCCTTACCGCGGCCGAATCCGGACATCTGGTTTTCGGAACTTTGCATGCCACCGATGCGGAGGATGCCGTTTACCGCATCAACAATTGCGTATCCGGAGATAATCAGGAAGTCATTCGCTACCAGTTTGCCTCCACGTTTTCCTGGTTGATTATTCAACAACTGACCTATATCGAAAAGGCAGGTTTCCGTGTACCGATGTTATCGATAATGCGCGGCTCGTCATCGGTCAGGAGCAGTATCCGTGAAAACAAACTGGCCCAGTTGGAAACGATTATGCTTACCAGCAGGAATGAAGGCATGTTCACCATGGAACTTTATCAAAAGGAGTTTCTCAACAATCAGCCTTCGTTTAACCATCCCCATAAAAGCTTTGGTATGGGAGCGGAATCCTCGCGAGAAGCGGATTATGTTTCAACGCTCATCGATCCCAATGCCGTTCAGGATGTTGTTTATATGGCCAATGTTGATGATGCGCTCAAGAGCCCAACCGTAACGGTTAAAGACGAAGAATGGCAGCAATATGTCATTCTGGAGGATCATGACATGGAACTCAAGGACATTATCGCTCAGTACGACCAGGCGGATAATAACAAACCTGATGGCAACAATAGAAAAGGCAAATGA
- the alr gene encoding alanine racemase, whose amino-acid sequence MTVPSRGRTPEGQAHDALIHEDLKQNMPLRNEQKYRSWVEVDLDNFTANLREIKRLIGDGVDFMQTVKADAYGHGAIEISHAALRAGARMLGVANADEGVQLRVSGIEAPIVILGPSTLSEIPDMIKYHLTPSVSDAGFVRALEEQLARASRTLSVHVEVDTGMGRGGTMHSEALDLIRTIQTLSHVTLEGLFSHFASSEVMTAYNDQQWQLFSGLIAELQRLGIDIPVKHMDNSGAILNYPALKLEMTRPGIMTYGIYPSEETQARATLLPVMSFKTTIVLVKEFPAGYGIGYNRTYITKNKTRVATIPVGYGDGYPFILSNQGEALIRGRRAPIIGRVSMDMCTLDVTHIPDCDIGDEVVLLGRQQSEYISASEIAAKAKTISYEVLCALGKRAPRVFLQKGKTDAVEPRLRRVFVPGEEKSIARIDNIIRHCLQTRTRNEELGDAIYYEMFETLFGKEDRQLELRSSFRYDITIAPLPDAAEHRRRAEAYFQLRTHVEYKKTIRSDIFMIGCASDSAQLEALIEDEHCEYRWILGGDDLVMERDFTVEKMSIDGEDIPIIEAKKTGRGYEVWCGSEKLKSKINREVKIEIEILTKKAKGNRTFPVYLLYPTRGLSINFNYENANLKNVRAESFFAGRHPHADIQASRGKSIHIRISHEEWIFPTSGVIFIWDV is encoded by the coding sequence GTGACGGTGCCATCCCGTGGGCGCACACCGGAAGGACAGGCACACGATGCTTTGATCCATGAGGATTTGAAACAAAATATGCCTCTGAGAAACGAACAAAAATATCGCAGCTGGGTGGAAGTGGACCTGGACAACTTTACCGCCAATCTCCGGGAAATCAAGCGGCTGATCGGCGATGGGGTTGATTTTATGCAGACCGTCAAGGCGGACGCCTACGGTCACGGCGCTATTGAAATATCCCACGCCGCACTGCGCGCGGGCGCCCGCATGCTGGGTGTGGCCAATGCCGATGAAGGTGTTCAGCTGCGCGTGAGTGGCATCGAAGCCCCCATTGTTATTCTGGGACCTTCCACTTTGTCGGAGATCCCCGACATGATCAAATACCACCTTACGCCGTCTGTTTCCGACGCGGGATTTGTCCGTGCGCTCGAAGAACAACTGGCCCGCGCCTCACGGACTTTATCCGTTCATGTGGAAGTCGATACCGGCATGGGACGGGGCGGCACAATGCACAGTGAGGCCCTGGATTTGATACGCACCATTCAAACCCTCTCCCACGTTACCCTGGAGGGATTGTTCAGCCATTTTGCATCGAGCGAAGTCATGACCGCTTATAATGATCAGCAGTGGCAATTATTCTCCGGGCTTATTGCCGAATTGCAGCGCCTCGGCATCGACATCCCCGTCAAACACATGGACAACAGCGGCGCGATCCTGAATTACCCGGCGCTGAAACTGGAAATGACGCGTCCCGGCATTATGACTTACGGTATCTATCCGTCAGAGGAAACCCAAGCCAGGGCCACGCTGCTGCCGGTTATGTCATTCAAAACGACTATCGTGCTGGTCAAGGAATTTCCCGCGGGCTACGGCATCGGCTACAACAGAACATATATCACCAAAAACAAAACCCGTGTGGCGACTATCCCGGTGGGCTATGGCGACGGCTATCCCTTTATTCTTTCCAATCAGGGTGAAGCGCTGATTCGCGGCCGGCGCGCGCCGATTATCGGGCGGGTGTCCATGGACATGTGCACGCTGGACGTCACGCATATTCCGGACTGCGACATCGGCGATGAAGTGGTTTTGCTGGGAAGGCAGCAGTCCGAATATATCAGCGCCAGCGAAATTGCCGCAAAAGCAAAGACAATCAGCTATGAAGTGCTTTGCGCGCTAGGCAAACGCGCGCCGCGCGTCTTTTTGCAAAAAGGGAAAACCGATGCGGTGGAACCCCGGCTGAGACGGGTATTTGTTCCCGGTGAAGAAAAATCCATTGCGCGCATCGACAATATCATCCGCCATTGCTTACAGACCCGCACGCGCAATGAAGAACTCGGCGACGCCATATACTATGAAATGTTTGAAACCCTGTTCGGCAAGGAAGACCGGCAGCTTGAACTGCGTTCTTCTTTCCGCTATGATATTACCATTGCGCCGCTGCCCGACGCCGCCGAACACAGGCGGCGCGCGGAGGCGTATTTCCAGTTGAGAACCCATGTCGAATATAAAAAAACGATCCGCAGCGATATTTTTATGATCGGCTGCGCCTCGGACAGCGCGCAGCTGGAAGCCCTGATTGAAGACGAACATTGCGAATACCGCTGGATTCTGGGCGGTGATGATCTGGTGATGGAACGCGATTTTACCGTTGAGAAGATGAGCATTGACGGCGAGGATATCCCCATCATTGAAGCCAAAAAGACCGGCCGGGGCTACGAAGTCTGGTGCGGCAGCGAGAAACTCAAATCAAAAATCAACCGGGAAGTCAAAATCGAAATCGAAATCCTCACCAAGAAAGCCAAAGGCAACCGGACGTTTCCCGTCTATCTTTTATACCCGACGCGGGGGCTTTCGATCAACTTCAATTATGAAAACGCAAATTTGAAAAATGTCCGGGCGGAAAGCTTTTTTGCCGGTCGTCATCCTCACGCGGATATCCAGGCCAGCCGCGGCAAATCCATCCATATCAGGATATCCCATGAAGAATGGATTTTCCCGACAAGCGGTGTGATTTTCATCTGGGATGTTTAG
- a CDS encoding GNAT family N-acetyltransferase, producing the protein MNEAKNLIIRKMSLGEFCVAVEWAAGEGWNPGVQDARCFYAADPAGFFLALQNGKPAGCLSAVAYDEHFGFAGFYIVKPELRGQGIGHQLIRKASAYMGNRTVGNDAVVAQQEAYKKYGFSMAYRNIRYRGIAASGVINVPEIADLRKIPFHEVSTYDRGMFPSERSAFLHCWIHQPESTALGYVRDGQLSGYGVIRKCRQGYKIGPLFADGEEIAGQLLLALTGVVSGEEFFLDIPEPNSGARALVCRHNMQMVFETARMYSGAAPLLPLDKIFGVTSFELG; encoded by the coding sequence ATGAATGAAGCAAAGAATTTAATAATTCGCAAGATGAGCCTGGGGGAATTCTGCGTGGCCGTTGAATGGGCCGCCGGAGAAGGTTGGAATCCGGGCGTACAGGATGCCCGATGTTTTTACGCGGCCGATCCCGCTGGATTTTTCCTGGCCTTGCAGAACGGCAAACCGGCGGGGTGTCTGTCGGCGGTAGCCTATGATGAGCATTTTGGCTTCGCCGGATTTTATATTGTGAAACCTGAACTGCGCGGTCAGGGAATCGGACATCAGTTGATCCGGAAGGCCTCAGCTTACATGGGCAACCGCACCGTTGGAAATGATGCGGTTGTTGCGCAGCAGGAAGCTTATAAAAAATATGGTTTCAGCATGGCTTATCGCAATATCCGATATCGCGGGATTGCTGCTTCCGGCGTGATTAATGTTCCTGAAATAGCCGATCTGCGCAAAATACCTTTTCATGAGGTTTCAACTTATGACCGCGGGATGTTTCCCTCCGAACGTTCAGCTTTTCTGCATTGCTGGATCCATCAGCCGGAAAGCACGGCGTTGGGCTATGTTCGGGACGGGCAGTTATCCGGGTACGGGGTGATCAGAAAGTGCCGGCAGGGTTATAAAATCGGTCCATTGTTCGCAGATGGTGAAGAAATCGCAGGGCAATTATTGCTGGCTCTGACGGGCGTTGTATCTGGTGAGGAATTTTTTCTGGATATTCCCGAGCCCAATTCCGGCGCCCGTGCGCTTGTTTGCCGCCATAACATGCAAATGGTTTTTGAAACCGCCCGCATGTATTCCGGTGCTGCGCCTTTGCTTCCTCTGGACAAAATATTCGGTGTGACCAGTTTTGAACTGGGCTAG